The Aspergillus oryzae RIB40 DNA, chromosome 5 genome segment AGGAACGTCGACGATAAGAACAAATCAACTCTCAGTCCCTACTAATGTGATGCCATGACATGCCTTGATTGAAGATGCGATTTCGCACTCAACTCGCTGACGCTGCAACTTTCTCTAGTATGTGCTATCttatctttcctttgacTCCCCGTGGGCTACCTTGTTTTGTATATCAATGTTGCCTGGTGGTGCTCCCGCCAAGTCTCAATGGAAGAGCTTCAACCTAGTGCCAGGGCACTCCAACTAACCACTAACGCCTATCTATATAGAGTTGACAGCATCTCTCTCGTCCCTGGGTAAAGTATGCTGGATGCGGCTGGAAGATGGAATCGTTCGATTTACCGTCATCCCTGACCAAGGCACCCAAGTCTGGGCGCAGTTACCCGTGGTACGTGCCCTTGGCCATCCGAGCGAAGAGTGTCCTATCTAAACAAATCGCACCAGGATGCCATCTTCGATGAAACCAGTTATATCCTGGAATCCAACTCCGGGGTTATCAACCTCGAAGTTCCAGTCGGTGCTCTCCACCGTGCCCTTCGCTCCGCCGTAGCGGCGACGTCAGCCCAACTGCGTCTGACCAAAAAAGGCAACGTCCCCCTCCTGGCTCTCACGATCCATGCATCATCCTGGACCACCGGGTCCAACGCACTGGGGATTACTGAGTCGGACCATGCAGCCGTGACCGGTCCGGCCCTGGAAGCGGGAGATGCCGGTCGCGTAGGTCAGGCAACCACTGCGTCAAGGCCACCTGCCGTTTCTGGGCCCCGGGAGCGCGAGACGGTAATTACACAAGAAATTCCTGTAAAAGTCCTTCATGAATCTGCCATCGAGGGGCTGCATGAGCCGCGATGTCGGGACCCTGATGTGCACATCATCCTGCCGAGTTTGTTCCAGTTGAAGAGTATCTCCGAGCGGTTTACTAAGTTGGCGACGGATTCCAAGGGCTCTTCGGGTTCTGCGGTTGTGTCTGCTGTTTCACCTAAACTGGAACTGTCGGCTAACATGCATGGATCGCTGAAGCTGGCCATCGCTACGGATGCCCTGCGCATTTCGAGTGTCTGGACGGACCTGGTAAACCCGTCGCTGGATCCGGGGCAGCTCTCTCAGACGGAAATTGAGCAGCTGCCTAGTGAGCGGATGAGAGCTAtaagtgatgatgatgaggctgGTTGGGCGAAGGTAAGAATTGACGGAAAGGATTGGGGGAGGGTGCTGAGTGTTGGGCGATTGAGTCCTAAGGTCGTTGCATGTAAGTTGGGGACAGTGCTCACAACTGTGATTTGAGCACCTTGCTGACTCGGTTGGCTTGCGTACAGGTTTTATCCATGAGACGGCTTTGATCCTCTACGTTTACCTTCCGGGGAGCTGGAACGGAGAGGATTCTTGTTTGACGGTGAGTTGTTTTCCAGTCGACGTAGTGCTGGTGGAAGTTGAAGCTGACAGGGACAGTATTATATCAATTCTTACGTGGCCTGAGTAAAGTTACTGGGTTTAGATTATGACGGTGCTACGGTCTGTATGCAAACGTACGCGCAATATACACGCACACAACACTGAGCGTTAGAAGGTCGaaattattataatactaTTAAAATGTTCAAATAATAAAACTTTCATGTCCCGTGAATCTCCAGGCAGCAGAAAGCCTTCGACCGAAGACCTCCACATCACTCAATGCCAAATTTAGGGATCTCAAATGGATAGAAACGTAAGCAAAACAGTCATCAAAGGGGGGGAATAAGGGGAAGCAATAAGCATTGCATAAGGTGCATATGCATATACTATTTATTGTACACGGGAATATATTGATCATGCAGAGGGGTTGTAAAGAAGAATGTGTTCCTCATCGAGGCAACACACTATGCAAGACTTTTGTGCAGTGGGGTAGAAGAATTCTATAGCACACGCAAGCCGTATAAGCTTCACGATGTGCAAAGAGTAACGTGGGGCCGGGAATTAGGAAAATCGTAAGACATGATcacacaaaagaaaagataaagacCCCGCATCTAGTAGGCTGGTCAGCTTATTTCGCCATCACATCGACATATCGGCCCTTCTTCCGTCCCTTGGCAGATGTGCCCTTGCGCGCCTGTGGTGCtccaagaaggtcatctATGGAGCTGGCATTACTCAACGATGTTGCagggcgaggaggagggggcaAAGACGAGCCTATTGGTGGCGTGGGCATGGCTGCACTAGTAGAGGCTGACCGAGCAGTGCCTAGCATAGGTGGGGGAGCAGCAAGCGAGGGTGGCGCTGGGCTACTGGATAGTGACGGAGGAGCACCTGCAGACGATGGAGGTCTACTATCCAGTCCCAAACCCATGCTTGCCGCAGGCGGTGCGGTGCTGCCACTAGCACTTCTGCTAGGAGCTGACGCTTTGGGTGGCGGCGGTGTGCCACGCGATACACTGGCGCTATTCGGATCTTTCTTGTTGAcccatttcttcaactccttaTCATAATAGAAAGAGTTTTCCTCGCCAAGTTTGGCACGGATAGGTCCCCCtgagttgttgttgttgtcgttctccttctttgctcctccaaaccaaccaccaaaccatGATTTCTTCGCTGCAGGAGGTCTCTTGGCTGTGCACGGCAAGATCAGTAACATGTCCAAGGATGAACATCAGAGGAAAGAACTTACCatcagcttctgcagcttTTCTGAAGGCCTCATCGGCTTCGCGGTCTTTGCGTGCCTTTTCGGCCTTCTGAATAGCGGCTGCACGCGCCGCaaggtcatcatcatcatcatcgtccatgaaggacttcttcttttttagtACATCTTGATGGGTGGGCTCTTCCGTGGTATCCAATGCAGGAGCTGCGCTAATTTCGACGGAAGGCGGTTCATAGCCACCACCGGCACCGGGCGGAACGTAGCCGGCCATGCTGGATGCAGGCACTGTCGCCGAACTTTGATCCAGAGGTTCGCCAAAGGACTCATTAGCAGGGGGTTGATAGGGTGAAATATTCACAGGAGATCCTTGCATTGGGGCAGGTTCGACGGGGTAGGGCTGAGGGGCTGAATCTTCCACAACAGGCGCCAGAGGCATATACGATGCTTGAGGGGGAGTAGATTGATAGCCAGCGGCAGATGGAGACCCGTAAAGTGGGCCACCTTGATACATACTACTTTCAACAGGTGTCGATGGTTCTTGGGAGCCTCGTCGTTGCCCAAACGGGAACCCGAACGACGATGATCTCTGAGAATCAAGGGATGATCTTCCCCGATATTGTTCAGGGGAAGAGTTGGGGACGTATTGGTTGCCAGGTTGATACCGCGAAGGACCACTGCCTGGAACTGACTGGGCTGCGGGCAAAGAGTAGGGCCCAAAGTCCGACACTGATGGCGATCGACTGACGGTTGGAGTGCCGGAAAACTTAGCAAATGGCCCAATATCTCCGTCTCCAGCTTTCCCGGAACCCGTCGAGGCGGCGTCGCTATCTTCACCAGCAACGAAACTGTTGAACTTGGCCCACATTGAGCCAGAAACCTTCTCCATGCTTGGTCTAGAGATCCAGGAAGACCCACTGTCACTGGTCGTTTGTCTCAAGCGCGCTGAGAGCTCGTCCACTCCGAAAAGCAGGTGTTGGTTGTGATAGCCGGATGGCTTTGTAGTTGCGTTTAGAGCTGCTGTAATGGCATCGACGTACTGCAAAGCCTCCGATTTGCGACCATGCTCTGCAAGAGAGCAAGCATGGATGAGCTTGAATGCCAACAGATGTGGTAATGTAGACGTAGGAGAGCCCGCCAAGACTGAAACCGCGTATTCATATGCTTCAGTGAGCAAGATTGCATCGTCATCCTGCAACACGTTCAAGGGTAAATGCTGGTGGTCGGCTCCCAGTAAAACTATACTCGTTTGTGGGTCATCCGCACCGCCAAATACCGCGGCTCGTGAAAACATAAAACAAATATGAGCAGCTTCCGTCCGACCGTATGATAACAGCAGCCGACCAAGGGCCAACAGGGCCTTGTGGTCTTCGGGACTGCGGTTGCTTAAAACTAGTCCCAACGTATCCCTCCAGCTATCCAGACCTTCAAGGGCATTTTTAGACGGCCCTTGTCCGCCAACCTTACTGACCATCTGGAAGCCCGCTCTTGCCGACGGGGgaacaagctcatcaacgcTTTCATCAACATTCCCAGCGAAGATTTCATAGAGCGCTGCGAGTGACTCCGAGTTACCAGTCGTAGATTTGACTTCACGTCTGACAAATTCTTGAACGACCTGCTTCCAGACAGACCTATCGAGGGTTGAGGCTATTACCATAGCATGACCCCAGAGACGATTGTCCACGGCATCCCAAACAGCTTTCTCCCGGTTGCCCACGAGAAGGCTGTTGCGAATGCTCTCTAGTGACTGACTGTCAGTAGCATCTGATTGGGAAGGGGCATTCAGTGGCGGCAGAGCATTGAAGGCTGGGAGGTTGACTCCGGAAGTCGACTCAGGCTCTGAATTTTGCAGGTGAGGAAATATAATGTAGCGTAAAGACTTCTCTACCTCAGCTGACCCTTCCAAGACACCATCGTGTTCTACCAACGCACGAACAATCTTCCACAGTAATATCTTCTCATCATGCCGTTTCGAAGACTCAGGATGTAATTGAGCTGCTTCAGAGATGCCCTCATTTTCAAAGGCCGCAATTTTACTCGAAAGCCAGGCAACTAGGTCCTTCTTTTTGGACTTGTTCTTGAGTGGGCCTGGGTGCTGCACAATACCTTCAGTGATAGGCACCCAATCGTTGGCTGAAAATATCTTCACTTCTCCTGGGGTAGACTTGATTTTTGGCGCGGCTTGACCAGCAGCATATCGAGGTACATGCTTAGGGAAACAGGACGTTATAGAGCCACCGAATCCAAACTTGACAATTGGGGCGCCCTTCCATCGCTCAAGCGGGTCCAGTTCCTGTCCATCATTCGGTGGGATGAACTCAAGTGGCTGTGATGGGACACGGTTATGGATAGAAATCTGAGACGGTGCGTAGGGGTTGGCGGACTTCGTTGGGGAAGCAGGAGCATGAACCGAAGCAGGCCGCTGTAAAGAATCCGAAGGGACAGATAATCCTGGAGCCGACGCCTGTTGGCTAGGAGATTGAGTTTGTGACCTGCGAGGCGGAACAAATTGAGCGTCACCAGTAGGAGGCACAACTGCCGGCGGAGGACTAGCCATAGGGGCAACGCGCTTTGAAAATTCGTTTATATACGCTGGAGGAGCATATGGATTTCTCGGAGGTGAGGTGGGCTGAATGGCTGCCGACACGTTTTCAGGGACGGCCGTCACAGCAGCCGAACCTGCAGCTCCAACGGGAGCTGTGATAGAATTAGAAACATCCTGCTGATTCGGACGCGGCTGCATACCGTTGGGAGCATAGCTAGATGCTGATTCTGGGGCGGATCGAATAGCAAGGCCCTCTGGCGGTTGGTATGAGACTTTTTCGTGATGAGCTAACGGACTTGAGGTTCGTGGTTGGAACGGCAAAACAGCTCCTTGACTAGAGACGCTAGATGGCTGAGAAGCATACCGGGTGCGAGGTGGTGCAGGAGCAGCGGATTGAGGTGGTGCAGGAGAATATCTGGGTGCCGATGGAGGTTTGGTTCCAGGTTGTAAAGTAGGTGGTTTGGGCGAGTATCGTGACGCTGCGCTAGGCGCTGCCGGGGCACCTGGAGCACCGGGACCCAATAGATTTGCATACGGATCTAAGCGTTCTGGCTGTTGCAACTGAGTTTGAGACCCGACACTACCACTATCctgcggaggaggagagagacTAGCGTATGGGTTCGCCgggggcggcggcggcggctggGAGTGAGACGGTGGAGACGTCACTATATTAGCAGTAGGCGTATAGCGTCCCGAGCTCGCGGGCCGGGATCTTGGCCGAGGGGGTGGCAAAGGTAGTTCTTCATAGAAGTTCTTGGGTGTCGTGACAGCTGGAACTGTCGATGGTGCCGGAGGTGGAGTAGGGACCCCTGGCGCATTGGTAGGAGGCACTGGGATGCTGCTACTCcgaggtggtggtggcatgcTACCAGGCTGCGCGACGACCGGTTTGTGGGTGACTACGGGCTTGCGAGGACGAGTGAGATCATCTGGCAGGTCGTAGGGTGACTTGTAGCCTTCTTTAGAGCGTTCTGCGAAGCTCTCCGCTCTCTTTGTGGTAGGCCGCGGTTGGGCCGGGGGCGCAAAATAGTCTTGCATTGGAGCGGCACTTGATTGAGGAGCAATGCCTGGTATCCCCTGTAGTAAATCGGATGTGGATGGCTGATGTGGCGTGTAGCTAGTGGGTTGTGCCTGAGGTCGTGCTGAGCTCTGCGGAGTACCGAAAGGACTGCTAAGGGTTGCTTGGGTCGTTTCGTGAACACTCCCATTCGGGTTCTGAGGAAGTGACTCCTGACCATTGTTCGGGCCCTTGCCGATCTCATCTTCCAGGAGCAaatcgtcatcgtcatcaagCGCTGCTTGCCACCTAGCAGCTAAGTCATCTTCTGTGCTCTTCTCAGGCTGGTCATCAGATAGTTCTGCCTGCCACTTTGCAGCCAAATCATCGTCAGAAAGATCTTCCTTGACTTGGTTCTCTGATGCAGCTGCCGCCAGGATATTGTTAAACTCTTGAGCTGTTGAGGATGCGGGGCTGACCGGGGAGTCGGGGGAAGCGTCAAGGGAGCCGATGACCTGTGTGGTGCTCTTGCGAGTAATAGGGGGGGATGGTACTCCCTCATTTGGTACAGATCCTTGGACCTCATTGAAGAATGCTCCAccttcatcgtcaccgtCATCCTCGAAAATTTTATCAATCTgactctcttccttcataGAAGGCTGGACTGGCGACTCAACAGTATTATCTAGCAACGGGACACCCTCCTCATATCTCGATTCTGTTTCTGGTGGGATATAAATTGGTTTAGTTTGAGTTTTCAGctgattgaagaagtcgTCTCCGGCATCACCATTTGTAGGGCTTCCCCAAAAGTCCTGGTTATCGTCATTCACAAATTCGTTGGTAGTCTGACGGTCACCACTGTCAACCTGTTCATTGAACCAAGAAGCTGCGTCATTATCCTCACGACGCTCTGTAGTGTCATGTTCTGCTGGAGAAGGTTCGTCCATCATATAATCAGGCGCTGCGGTATCGTGAGACCCGTTCGCGTCGCTCCCAAAAGCAGCCCCCAAAGTAGGCGCGCTTTCCTCAGAAGTCTCGATAACATGAGGCTCATCGGAGATTGTTTGAGACAACTCCTGACCATGATCTGGGGCATCTTCCTGCGCGGAATTTTCTGCAGTGTTCTTTTGGGCATTCTCTTGGTTCAAGACTTGCTCAGCGTACACCGGAGTATCTGAGTCCAATACGGCCGGGACGGCTGTAGACTGAACGTTAACAGAAGCATCGGTATCCGGGGATGTAGAGCTGCTATGCAAGTCGTTCTCTTGGATAACCGCCTCGGAGGGTTTGAGCTCGGCGGCAGATTCTGTCATTGAATCTTTCGAGACCTGTGTTAGGTCGTCCGAGACAGGCGCATTTGAGGGCACACCATCCTCCGATCTGAGGGCCGGATGCCAGGCTGCCGATACCTCATTATGAGCCATGTTTGCTGAATATGAGATCTAATTCGGCGGTAAAATGTCAGCTTTTTATAGCTCGCATGACACGTTTTCAAAGGCGCTCACCCTGAAAGGACCGACGAGGCAAAATGGCAACGGCGTAGAATTATTTAATTAGTAACACATGAAATAAGAAATGTACACAGGTTGCGTTGAAGGGAATTAATTCATCAcaagaaattagaaaaaacaaagactCATGGCTGCATatccaggaagaacaacaatcACGACTTTGGGGAATCCAACAGCTGATGGATTCCGTGACGGACTTCCGGATTCTCTCTTATGATACTCCAACTAGTTAACTATTATTGACCTATCGGACCCTTGGGACGCGCCCGTCATCCGGGGCGGGCGATTAATGTTCCCAGGCGGAAGGGCCACCTATTCCGTTTTCAGGGTCACGTGGATGCGTCGCTGTGCAGCAACTGATTGTCATCTTAATTAGTCGTAGTCCATATAGTGGGTATTGATGCACAATTAACTCTCAAAATAAATGTAAAATTTTATGCACGGTAAGCATTCAGTCGGCCATCATGGAGTACTAGCCACAATTACAATCTCCCAGTAATAATTATTATGCCCTTCCGAAAATCAATCGACGCAAGCCAGTGGTCCTATAATCTTAACCATCCAATTACTCTGTAGCCCACCTATGACATCGCTGTTTCACAACACACCCCATTTATTGATGCGCCACAATTAGTACACGTCTCCTGCGACCATCCAATCATGTGATTGGACACCTCTCACTGCTGCCCTTCCTGACTAAGGTATTAACATCCCCATACTCTAGGCCACCATCACTCGAGATTACGAACGCCCTTGCTCTTGACAATAACAGACACAAATATAACTCccggtacggagtacctctCCATTCATTTTTGCGCCCACTCTGATAACCACACCGCCGACATTTTGCGCAACCA includes the following:
- the sec16 gene encoding COPII coat assembly protein SEC16 (regucalcin gene promoter region-related protein (RGPR)): MAHNEVSAAWHPALRSEDGVPSNAPVSDDLTQVSKDSMTESAAELKPSEAVIQENDLHSSSTSPDTDASVNVQSTAVPAVLDSDTPVYAEQVLNQENAQKNTAENSAQEDAPDHGQELSQTISDEPHVIETSEESAPTLGAAFGSDANGSHDTAAPDYMMDEPSPAEHDTTERREDNDAASWFNEQVDSGDRQTTNEFVNDDNQDFWGSPTNGDAGDDFFNQLKTQTKPIYIPPETESRYEEGVPLLDNTVESPVQPSMKEESQIDKIFEDDGDDEGGAFFNEVQGSVPNEGVPSPPITRKSTTQVIGSLDASPDSPVSPASSTAQEFNNILAAAASENQVKEDLSDDDLAAKWQAELSDDQPEKSTEDDLAARWQAALDDDDDLLLEDEIGKGPNNGQESLPQNPNGSVHETTQATLSSPFGTPQSSARPQAQPTSYTPHQPSTSDLLQGIPGIAPQSSAAPMQDYFAPPAQPRPTTKRAESFAERSKEGYKSPYDLPDDLTRPRKPVVTHKPVVAQPGSMPPPPRSSSIPVPPTNAPGVPTPPPAPSTVPAVTTPKNFYEELPLPPPRPRSRPASSGRYTPTANIVTSPPSHSQPPPPPPANPYASLSPPPQDSGSVGSQTQLQQPERLDPYANLLGPGAPGAPAAPSAASRYSPKPPTLQPGTKPPSAPRYSPAPPQSAAPAPPRTRYASQPSSVSSQGAVLPFQPRTSSPLAHHEKVSYQPPEGLAIRSAPESASSYAPNGMQPRPNQQDVSNSITAPVGAAGSAAVTAVPENVSAAIQPTSPPRNPYAPPAYINEFSKRVAPMASPPPAVVPPTGDAQFVPPRRSQTQSPSQQASAPGLSVPSDSLQRPASVHAPASPTKSANPYAPSQISIHNRVPSQPLEFIPPNDGQELDPLERWKGAPIVKFGFGGSITSCFPKHVPRYAAGQAAPKIKSTPGEVKIFSANDWVPITEGIVQHPGPLKNKSKKKDLVAWLSSKIAAFENEGISEAAQLHPESSKRHDEKILLWKIVRALVEHDGVLEGSAEVEKSLRYIIFPHLQNSEPESTSGVNLPAFNALPPLNAPSQSDATDSQSLESIRNSLLVGNREKAVWDAVDNRLWGHAMVIASTLDRSVWKQVVQEFVRREVKSTTGNSESLAALYEIFAGNVDESVDELVPPSARAGFQMVSKVGGQGPSKNALEGLDSWRDTLGLVLSNRSPEDHKALLALGRLLLSYGRTEAAHICFMFSRAAVFGGADDPQTSIVLLGADHQHLPLNVLQDDDAILLTEAYEYAVSVLAGSPTSTLPHLLAFKLIHACSLAEHGRKSEALQYVDAITAALNATTKPSGYHNQHLLFGVDELSARLRQTTSDSGSSWISRPSMEKVSGSMWAKFNSFVAGEDSDAASTGSGKAGDGDIGPFAKFSGTPTVSRSPSVSDFGPYSLPAAQSVPGSGPSRYQPGNQYVPNSSPEQYRGRSSLDSQRSSSFGFPFGQRRGSQEPSTPVESSMYQGGPLYGSPSAAGYQSTPPQASYMPLAPVVEDSAPQPYPVEPAPMQGSPVNISPYQPPANESFGEPLDQSSATVPASSMAGYVPPGAGGGYEPPSVEISAAPALDTTEEPTHQDVLKKKKSFMDDDDDDDLAARAAAIQKAEKARKDREADEAFRKAAEADAKRPPAAKKSWFGGWFGGAKKENDNNNNSGGPIRAKLGEENSFYYDKELKKWVNKKDPNSASVSRGTPPPPKASAPSRSASGSTAPPAASMGLGLDSRPPSSAGAPPSLSSSPAPPSLAAPPPMLGTARSASTSAAMPTPPIGSSLPPPPRPATSLSNASSIDDLLGAPQARKGTSAKGRKKGRYVDVMAK